From the genome of Aricia agestis chromosome 9, ilAriAges1.1, whole genome shotgun sequence, one region includes:
- the LOC121730448 gene encoding uncharacterized protein LOC121730448, with protein sequence MRFECFSEYFMFSTTTALFLTDSEPVYVVRPLLSYWTPKIACKFDLELLIWILSLACGLDIVETMDRCVNCGIVTSHCNTLGRRPLNDENILSVIRQWLAPQSVSSNDHVCQACWDLAQNPRALNQGRLLGHRNICLRCGRSLAARVSHALHTNSIRESRIYNVIKEWIIPRTIQATSHICHTCWVAADRASVHMTSGPSTSSRQDTLQIVDPQQPDLPNVSPNVGVSSNQPVPSIVLSEYMRAVETERRCFIEGCQRTERYRVPLTTRKMLFNEYKYYIPENNRLCDQHLVIEAWDFLDSLRSNYVQTFTERHIYDMMSLKEVESTSLLQFENIGEMEDHVVHIWTGLNKEQFNQMFAEVPELSEISKAAVALAAYLMKLRTGDSNERLASLLKVSRTTLEKWIYQVRELLTEHFVPRNLGLNHQNRQQLVQKNLAIPKALFGSFEGVDTPIAIFDGTYCYVEKSSNYLYQKKTYSLHKYRNLMKPFLIVCTDGYIIDVLGPYPATTSDADIMKKEFQHGRPLREYFQEGDAFILDRGFRDSISLLNQCGYRTYVPASLEEGETQLSTIEANKSRAVTICRWVVEVVNGRFKRDFKLLRQNYFNIASKSFMKDFEVAACLLNKFHPPIFDREDAQEIIQEIERYMNTENELASFIISNNYNRRRANFETITVHSDNLNDFPQLSESELILISLGTYQIKQARSYYGEHMRQNDGFVIEVCREVANSLLRELSASNTSWLLRGRILSRHISRKTYYIYILVDSSRRGREAIVQHYCNCIVGRRTVGCCAHIMSIIWYLSWARYRNIVPPAQFLDDILIIIEEE encoded by the exons ATGCGTTTTGAGTGCTTTTccgaatattttatgttttcaacGACCACTGCTTTGTTTCTTACGGACTCCGAACCCGTCTACGTTGTACGACCCTTGCTTTCATATTGGACACCGAAGATTGCCTGCAAGTTTGACTTGGAACTGTTAATTTGGATTTTGTCGCTAGCTTGTGGATTGGATATTGTTGAAACGATGGATCGCTGTGTGAATTGCGGGATAGTAACTAGTCACTGCAATACATTAGGGCGACGACCATTAAATGATGAAAATATTCTATCAGTGATTCGGCAATGGCTTGCACCTCAGTCT gTAAGTAGTAATGACCATGTTTGTCAAGCGTGTTGGGATTTGGCTCAAAACCCACGGGCTCTTAACCAGGGAAGACTACTAGGACACCGCAACATTTGTCTCCGCTGCGGACGCTCTCTAGCTGCACGAGTTAGTCATGCACTTCACACCAACTCAATTCGTGAATCTAGAATTTATAATGTCATAAAAGAATGGATTATTCCTCGaact ATTCAAGCAACAAGTCACATATGTCATACATGTTGGGTGGCTGCAGACAGAGCTTCTGTCCACATGACCTCAGGCCCATCAACATCATCCCGACAAGACACTCTTCAAATAGTAGACCCACAACAACCAGATCTTCCTAATGTGTCTCCAAATGTAGGAGTTAGCAGCAACCAACCAGTACCTTCTATTGTTTTGTCCGAGTACATGAGAGCCGTTGAAACTGAAAGAAGGTGCTTCATTGAAGGATGCCAAAGAACAGAGAGATACAGAGTACCACTTACTACTCGTAAAATGTTGTTCaatgaatataaatattacatcCCTGAAAATAACCGTCTTTGTGATCAACATTTGGTTATCGAAGCATGGGATTTTCTGGATAGTTTGAGATCCAATTATGTTCAGACATTTACTGAGAGACATATATATGATATGATGTCTCTAAAAGAAGTTGAAAGTACTTCACTACTTCAATTCGAAAATATTGGTGAAATGGAGGACCATGTTGTTCACATATGGACTGGGTTAAATAAAGAGCAGTTTAACCAGATGTTTGCTGAAGTTCCTGAATTATCAGAAATCTCAAAAGCAGCCGTAGCTCTGGCCGCTTATCTCATGAAGCTTAGAACTGGAGATTCAAATGAAAGGTTGGCAAGTTTATTAAAAGTATCTAGGACAACTCTTGAAAAGTGGATTTATCAAGTAAGAGAACTACTTACTGAGCATTTTGTACCCAGAAATCTTGGTTTAAACCACCAGAACAGACAACAATTGGTACAGAAAAATCTCGCAATACCTAAGGCTTTGTTTGGAAGCTTTGAGGGAGTTGACACCCCAATAGCAATTTTTGATGGAACATATTGCTATGTCGAAAAGAGTTCCAATTacttataccaaaaaaaaacatacagccTGCATAAGTACAGGAATCTTATGAAACCATTCTTGATAGTGTGTACGGATGGATATATAATAGATGTTTTGGGTCCATACCCAGCCACAACATCCGATGCTGACATAATGAAGAAAGAATTTCAACATGGAAGGCCTCTACGTGAATATTTCCAGGAAGGTGATGCCTTTATATTAGATAGAGGGTTCCGTGACTCGATTTCTTTATTGAACCAGTGTGGTTATAGAACTTACGTGCCTGCTTCATTGGAGGAGGGTGAAACGCAATTGTCAACTATTGAGGCAAATAAATCAAGAGCAGTCACCATATGCCGTTGGGTTGTTGAAGTTGTGAATGGCAGATTCAAAagagattttaaattgttacggcaaaattattttaatatagccAGTAAAAGTTTCATGAAAGATTTTGAGGTGGCTGCTTGTCTCTTAAATAAGTTTCACCCACCTATATTTGATCGTGAAGATGCTCAAGAAATAATACAAGAAATAGAAAGGTACATGAATACAGAAAATGAGTTAGCCagttttattattagtaataattataataggcgTCGGGCTAATTTTGAAACAATAACTGTACATAGTGATAATTTAAACGATTTTCCTCAGCTTTCTGAAAGCGAacttatattaatttcattaggTACATACCAAATTAAGCAGGCACGATCATATTACGGAGAACATATGAGACAAAATGACGGTTTTGTTATTGAAGTGTGCAGGGAGGTTGCCAATAGCCTACTTCGAGAGTTGTCGGCTTCTAACACATCTTGGCTACTCAGGGGTCGTATATTATCACGACATATAAGTcggaaaacatattatatttatattttagtcgACAGCTCTCGTAGAGGAAGAGAAGCCATTGTACAGCATTATTGCAACTGTATTGTAGGTAGACGAACAGTAGGCTGCTGTGCTCACATAATGTCCATTATATGGTACCTTAGCTGGGCAAGGTACCGCAATATTGTACCCCCTGCACAATTCTTAGacgacattttaattattattgaagaggaataa